GAAGCAAATAGCTGGGGAGGAGCCAGGACAGCACAGAAGGGGAGAGCTTGATAacatttgctgcagcttctaatgcttgttgtgtggtGTCAGTGTGCAGGGAACCAATCAGCACAGGAGTTGGGAGTCGGAGCTTCAACTGTCACATTAAAGGCCAATGACCGGAGTCATATAAATGCTGAGGCAGATTGATAAATCCCCCCCGAGTCCTGCACTCCGACCTTCAAGGGCCACATCTCTGACCCCAACTCCCCCCCGGCCCTCAGGGACTGCTCATTGTTTGTCTCTCTGGCAGAACTTTCCTGGGCCTGGAGGTGACGGTGGGGCAGCAGCAGCTCCTGGAGGTGGTGGCAGAAGTGGACCAATCACTGCAGGAGTTCAGCCTGGAGACCTTCTatcaggtgagtattgcagcctgCACCGGGGCCACCGCACTGCTCACACATGGAGGTCTCAGGGGCTTTTCTGACCAATCAGGTTCCTCCAACAAAGGCAGCCTGCAAAGAGCCGGATTCCGATTGGTTGCATTGTCTgcacttcctgtctctgtgacACCAGAATATGGGTGAGGTTGTCACCTTGTTGGACGGACTTcctgttatatttatttcctaattaatGATTGGAGGCaccaaaatgacaaataattcCAAATTATGACAGGAAGTAGAGGAAATCCCCCTGTGGGGAACCCCCTCCCCCAATGTTTGCCTCACAGCTTTAGGGGGCCTCCGCAGGTCCTCAGTTGTTCCCAGTTTTGAGTGCAAATCCCATCTGCGGGATTGGTGGGAGCTGACGGCTGAATGCTCCGCCCATTGGCCCCATCGATGAAGGGGGAGGGGCTCGATTTAGAGAATTTGGGGTTCACACAGGACAGTGATCATACAAATATCAGAATATATGAAGGAGGCGCCCCCATGTGACTAAACAGACCAATCATTGCCGTCACATGCATCGGCCAATAGAAGTGCAGTGATAAGTGTAGCCCCTCCCATCATATTACCCAGAATTCCTCTGCTCTCTTCCCAGAATCCTTCCTTCCATATCAGTCTGGCCTGGTGTGTGGGGGACGCGGCCAACCTTCTGCACAAAGAGGTTCAGGATCAGCTGCAGGTAAGATGAGCGCCACCCCAGTCACTGCCCATCCCCCATTTATAGGAGTGACCGCAAACCTCCACCTCTAGGAACCCCAAATTTACCTGAAGCGCCCCCTATATTCCAGCTCTgtgcaccccccctcccccctatatTGCTCTGGGTACCCGTAAGCTAACACATCATGGTGCCGGTTTCTATGGGCAAAGGTAACTATGGTGTCACACGCCCCCTAGAGGTGGGGTTGGTATAGGTGGATAATAACTGGCTCCTCCCCCACCAATGAGAGGATTACCCTGATCTGTGAGAGTTGCAGCGCCCCCTGCTGGGGGACATTTACCATGTTGCCTTTGCTTTCAGAAAGTGCTGGATGAGTTTGATGATTCGGAGTTTCTCACTCGATTCCTCGCCGATGAAATTCGCTGCAAAGCCGGAAATAAAATCTTTTCCATCCCCCTCCGCTGACTGCGGATCTCCTGCACCCTGAATGGCTATTTCTATGGGGGAGGGGTCACAccgtatattttgtatattgctgtaataaaataatacatctgGTCATGTGATGCCTCTTCTGTTCCCTCCCCCATAGTCAGGTGACCATGCACTGGGCCAACACGGAACCCCTATAGGAGGCGCTATTTTCCCATTTATTACATGCGGGGGAGTACAGACTCCTTTATTTCccaattattttcatgtttaatagCAAAAAGTCAAAACAAACCCCTCCCCCAGTCTGCAGACCACACACActgtatgcccccccccccaatcacaATGGTGCCCCCATGTCTGTGTGGCCCCCGGAGGGCAGAAATGTAACCACAAGGCTGAAGAGCCCAATtatctgcaatgtctttgtatgatggggagTGCACAACTGGGCGCTGCCATACAATGCCACCAATACTCAGTTCTGATTGGCTGTGGATTCCATCAGCTGCTGCAATATTCTCTTCTGGCCGTAGCGCACATGGAGAGAATATTTCTGTCTGCTGCTCAGCCTGGCCATCTTGGCGGGATCATCGAGGATGCGCCGGTCACTGCACAGAGCGCTGGCGTACAACTTCATGGCCATCTCTGCGGTGGAATGGAGGAGCCGGCGCCAGGCCAATGGCAGACGTGGAACTTTCTGATAGGTCAGAGCCTCCTCGTCGtcttcctcatcctcctcccaGCCATCGTTTTCCTTGTATTCAGCAAACTCCTCAGCCGACATGCACAGCAACTGGAAGACAGAAATCAGAGAAATATGGCCGCCAGCAGGGGCTTCTGTGTGACCACAGCGGGGGCAACAACAGGAAGCGTGACCCCCCCATAGCTCCCCCTGGGCTCTCCATGTGCTGATTGGCCCACTGCTGTCACATGGGCTGAGTCATGCTCCCTTTATGTTCTGGGCTGTATTTCCAGGCCACGTGTGGACACAATTCTGGGCTTATCGATGTACGTGGCTATACCAGGGACTGACCAATTGTACCCCAATATCCTGCCCCCCTATATACGAGGCCCCGCCCCTTTATCAGATATCAGAACATCTGCCATCACCTTCAGACAGGTCCTCAGCTCCTCATCCGTCAGCACCTCTTCACAGCCAAAGACAAAGGCTCCTCCTTCCCCCGCTATGCCCATACGGCACAGAAAGGACCACCTGTCCTGCAGCCACGCCTTCTCCTCCTCCGACTCCGCACCTACAGCCAGGTGAGAAGAGGAATCAGTAACAGAGCCCCGTGCAGGATAAACCACAGGACCCCCCACCTACCGAAAGGGCCCCCCACCTACCGAAAGGGCCCCCCATACCAAAACCATTCCGACAGGACCTTTGGAAGGGGAGGGATTCCACAATAcacccaacaacaaaaattaccCCACCCCCGCCCAATACTGTGCCTCCTCGGGGGTGGACTCCACAAGAACTCTGAATATGTCTCTAGCACTATCCATTATGTCACACCCCCTCCACTACCATGCAGAGTCCCATAATGCCCCCCGCCTCCTCCACCTGCCAGAGACCCATAATGCCCCCACCTCCTTCACCACCTGCCcacttcccataatgccccccgcctcctccaccaccacctgCCAAAGTCCCATAATGCCCCCCGCCTCCTCCACTACCATCCTCCTCCACCACCAGCCAGAGTCCCATAATgccccccgcctcctcctccacctgccAGCTTCCCATAATGTCCCCCACTGCCTCCATCACCTGCCAGAGACCCATAATACCCCCCACCTCCTCCATCACCTGCCCGTGTCCCAAAATGCCCCCCGCTGCCGCCTCCATCACCTGCCCGCGTCACATAATGCCCCCCGCCCCCTCCACCTGCTATCTGGGCCCTGGCAGAGGACATGGCTGACCTTGCAGTGCGGCTTCCCGCAGGACGTCCATGGGGATTTCCACGCTGTCATTGATGTTGTCCGGGTGCGGCTCGGAGAATCCATACATGTGAAGAAGCTGCCAGTTCCCCATCTGCCCGTACGTATTAAAGAGCTCGTGTCCCGCCAGAACCGGCTGCGTGGTGACCATTCGCAGGCATTCCTGGGGGTACAAAACACCACCGTGACCCCCCCACACCAGGGAAACGTCACCACCGTGACCCCCCCACACCAGAGAAACGTCACCACAGTGAGCCCCCCACACCAGGGAAACGTCACCACAGTGACCCCCCCACACCAGAGAAACGTCACCACAGTGAGTGACCCCCCCACACCAGAGAAACGTCACCACataacccccccacacacagCCAGAGAAAGGTCACCACAGTGACCCCCCCACCAGGTAAACGTCACCACAGTGACCCTCCCACACCAGAGAAACGTCACCACATAACCCCCCCACACCGGCTGCGTGGTGACCATTCGCAGGCATTCCTGGGGGTACAAAACACCCACATAACCCCCCCACACCAGGGAAACGTCACCACAGTGACCCCCCCCACACAGCCAGAGAAACGTCACCACAGTGACCCCCCCCCACACCCACCAGAGAAAACCAGACGGAGACTTACAGGCGTGAACTCCAAATGGGCATTGTGCCGAGCTATGTGATTGAGCAAATCCGCTACAGGAACCATCATTGGAGGAAAACCTTCCTTCCCACAatcctcctcttcatcctccaTCGGCTCCTGAAAACTGGCACAGGCAATGGGGTAAGGTCATTAGGTATATGGACACGAGGCCCTTCCCATCGGGCCAGACCCGGAGGTCACATGGTGTCAGTTCCTGGATCAGTACCAGTACAGATTCACCAGGTCACAGAATATCGGACCAGGCCCGGGTTGTGAATTTGACTCACCATGGTATAACAATGCAATATAATACACACAGCTCTATAGCGGACAAGCCTGGGGGCCTGCAACTCTCAAGGGGCCAATGGCTGCTTATGCTGAGGGGTATGAAGAGGAGGTGGGGCCCATTAATTGCACAGCTGGGGCAAAGGGTGAAGGTGGGGCCAAATCATAGTACAGCAGGAGGTACAAAGCATAGACAGCAGCTATGAACAGGGGTGGGGCCTATTGGTAGCACAGGGCAGGGGTGGGGCCTATTAATAGCACAGGGCAGGGGTGGGGCCAGAAAACATTGAGAATTATTTTTTACTATCACCTACTTTAGGGGTACATTTAGTAAGCAGCAATCTGGGGGCAAGGGGCCCTAACCTCAGAACAACCTGGGGCCCCTGGTACACTGTTCACCTGTATGCCATCACAAATGCCACCAGCCTCTTGTACAGGTCCAGTGTGTGCGCCTCAGGGCTGAAGTGCTCCGGATGTTTCTCGATGAACGGAAGAACGATCGTCTTATATTCCTCCTCAATGTTTTTCAGATCTTTCTGCACCGCTTCCAGGACCCCGGTGCCCCTCAGAAGCTCCGCCCGCTCCTCCTCCGACCTGCCGGGCAAATTTACATCAGACACTGAATTCTGCCTTCCCACGACCGTTCACCTCCCAAAATGTTCTGCCTGGTCACATGATCATGCGGTGCCCAATAAAGTTGTTCTGCCTGGTCACATGATCATGCGGTGCCCAATAAAGTTGTCCTGCCTGGTCACATGATCATGTGGTGCCCAATAAAGATGTTCTGCCTGGTCACATGATCATGCGGTGCCCAATAAAGTTGATCTGCCTGGTCGGAGCCTCCTCCTGGAATACAAATCTCAGAAATAACTAGAAGAATAATAAAACGCTTCTCACCAAAACATGGGAAGATCTGGGGGGACCAGCTGGGGCCACAGCCCAAAGTACGGGGCCCAGGGTGAGCCGCCATCTGTTGCTTCATACATGAGGGCGAGGAGGAGGGGAACCCAGCCCGATGCGCTCTCCAGGCTCCGCCGCTCTACAAGAGGAAACATAAGACAGCCAATGGGGGCAGCGCAGGTACCAGAAGATAGATCACCTGGTGGGTGGGGCTTCATCCTGCAGGGGGTGGGGCTTGTGTCCTCTCCGCACCTTTCTCCAGCAGGTTCTGGATCCGGCTTGTGTGCTGTGACAGAAGAGCCGATCGGGGGATGGTGAACACAACTTCTCCGGCTGCCAGATCCTGCCGGGCCATCACGCCATACTGAGCCGCCGTCCCCTCCGCGCTGACATACAcctggggacaggtaagtattaggGGCGGAGCCACAACACCGCAACAATTGCCACCCACACACAGAACTCACCTTGGGGTTCAGGAGGATTCCAGCTGTTGTGCACCAATCCAGGAATGTGGCGGGGCCCCcattatggggggagggggcctCATCCTCCTGCAGCTGAAACAGAACATTTATTGATTTCAGTCGGTAACCTCCCCTCCCCCATTACCCGGCTATCACCCCTCCCCCATTACCCGGCTATCACCCCTCccccaatattaataataataatcatattccGCACCTTCCGCCTCTTCCCCTCCGGACTCATCTCGGAACACGTGCTTCCGGGACTCTTCCGTGCTGGCCCCGCCCACAAAAACGTTAGGCCTTTTCATTGGAAGAAGAGACGTGACGTAACGAGACAAAGGAAGCTCGTAAGAGTCACGCCCACCGAGCTGTGATTCGTGGATACCTAGAGGGAACGGGCAAGCACCTCCCCCTTGACGATATTTGACCCCTTGGTCACATAACCCCGCCCACCCATAATCAGTGTGGGCAGTCCTGACTATAAATGGGCGGGGTCATATCGCAAAGCCCCGCCCTTTACATGCTTCTCTTGTTACCAGCAAGTGATTTAATTTAAATTCTGGTTGCTATGGAGATCAGCTGACCCTCAGGGCATCTGTCCCTCTGTGGCCCCCCCCATGGCCCCCAACTCCTCTGTGCCCCCCTCATAGCCCCCTGTTCCCTCTGTGCCCCCCATGGACCCGATCTATCTATTGGTGACATTGGGAGGTGTTGGCCCTGATTGTTACCTTCACACATCGTTGAACGGGGGAGTGTGACCCCATTACATGATATTTAGGGGAGGGGCCCAAATACCCCAAAATTGTACTAAAAAAGTGAAGAATCTTTATcctttaaaatatcaattttatttaaaatatatcctaAAGTAACATCTATTCCCATACATTTCCCCAGACACTGATCAGAccacttcctgtgcctaggcactctgTACCCTCacagctgtatatcaggtgacttcctatTGGTGGGGGCCCCTgggcatagttacatagtgggttaggatgaaaagacataaatccatcaagttcacccaataaataaacatatcccagatataaaaccctataagacatagttgatccagaggaaggcaaataaacccccgggtacaatttgctccaatgggggggaaataattccttcctgattccatgaggcaatcggatgttccctggatcagcagtctctgttatctataaatccttaccccagttatattctgtgcttctagaaatcatccagctttttcttatagcaatctatagtagttgctgaaactccttcctgagggagccgattccacattatcacagaccttacagtgaagaatcccttccttatccggagcttaaacttcttttcctccagacacaaagagcgcccccttgtgctttgtaatgacattacagtgaataatggggaacagagttctctatatggaccgtttatatatttatacagggtgatcatatccccccttatatgtctcttctcaagggagaatagattcagttcagctaatctctcctcatagcggagctcctccattccttttattagtttagttgcccttctctgcactctctccaatcccacaatggcctttttgtgaactggagccCAAacctggacggcatattccagatgtggtgtgaccaatgctttgtacaggattatgtctccgtctctgcagtctattcctcttttattacaagaggATGAAGAGTGGCCCTTTAAGGCAggattattataaaataaatgtcctaaCATACATACGTGTGAGGTTTTAgtgacattatgaatctagatacattacatcaGGTTCATTCTCCTGGTAATCGTCTCTCCCCACGCGTTTTGCCCTCATGGGCTTCCTCAGGTGAGTTGAGACCTCGGTATCCTGAGCAGGTAGCGATGTAAGTATAAAGGATAGGAGATCAGTAAATGAGCTAGTACCCGGAATGCCTAATCCTACAATTGGGGGGGGgttcaagcttgattttccatgaagggAGTGCTGCTAAAAACACTGCTGGAATGGACTCGGTGGAATGGACTCGGGTGGAATGGACGCGGTGGAATGGACTCGGGTGGAATGGACTCGGGTGGAATGGactataagctctgcattgttagaaagaactaggtccagcagagtatcatttctagttggggcttctataaactgtaccataaaattatcttgtattacattcacacatttcctcccttttgctgttcctgtattgtcattactccagtcaatgtcagggtaattgaaatctcccatgattaaaacatttccattttttgctgctttttctatctgtgctagaagttgatttcctatttcttccttagcactggggggcgctatagcagactccaataattaattgtgtgttattcacccccacattcacctccacccatattgcctcaacctcatcgcttgttccatctgcaatttcttctttcacattcactttcagatcacttctcacatacagacaccaccacccttccgtgtgactctgtctttatgaaagagagtatacccaggaatattggcagcccagtcatgtgaagaacaaagtcaCCCCTGGGggaattttctgccattcttcaggttggatggggaccattGATcagcagccattttcaggtctctccagagatgttctGTAGTGTTCAGGGTTCTGGCTGGGCCCCTCTAGGACATTCACTGAGTTGGCTCTAGGGCCCCCCCGTGTTGTCCTCACATTGTGATTTGGGTCATTGCCATGCTGGAACCTTTGGCCCAGTCTGAGGTTCTGAGCACTTGTGGagatctctgtactttgctccattcagatTTCCCTCCTCCCTGACTAATCTCCCAGTTTCCTTAGCacaatgctgccaccaccatgcttcacagttgggatggtattgggcagatGATGCGTGGGGCCTAGTTTCCTTCACACTTTCCAGTGACGGGCCATGAGAATCTTCATGTCATCAGAACAGAGAATCTTCTTCCTCACTGTCTGAGTGCCCTTCAGGggcttttgtgtattttacatggaGGCTGCAACTTATGAGGCCTTCTATAAAGAGGTGGCACCTTTCCAAAACATGGCCAATCAATTTACCACAAGGGGGCGCCAATCAAGGGGTGGCAACATCTAACACGTGAACAGGAAAAATGGGCGGCACCAAGATGGAAATgtgagatttcagtttttttcttttaaataaatttacaaaattcattTTGTCATTATAGGGGGGCTGAGTGCAAATTAAtgagcaaaaaaagtaataaaaatgaaggGACTCTGAATATCTGAATCATTGTATAAGACAAATGGCGGAGTTCCTCGGAGTTCAGTTGTGTGGTCTCTTGGTGATCGCTGCCATCTAATGGTGGAGGTCTGCATGGACGGATAGCCCCGTTACAGCCTGGTAATGCAGCAAGACTTTATGATCTAATAGAAAGTCCTGATAATGGGGGAGGGGTCTCCAGAGTCCAATGGTATGGCCCAATGGTGGAAGTCTTCAAGGAATAATGGTATAACCTCAGGGTGGGGATTTATAAAAGCTAACGGTGGGACTCCTTAGGATATACCAGGGCTCCGGAGGTCTCGGTAATGTAATGGTACAAGGAGGTGATCCCCAGGATATTATGGACCATTTGTGGGGCTCCTTATGGCTCAGGGCTCCAGGTTATGTCTGATGAAGGAGTTCTCGGGGTCTCCGGGCTCGGGTGATATCGTTTTATGGTGGAGGATTGGGAGCAATGATACGACTTATTAGTGGTGGTCCCTGAGCTCTAATGGTTTGGCCCATTGCTGGAAGATCCTAAGTCATGGCAGAAATGTGCGGAATAAGGGGATTGGCCCTTTGGTGGTCTCCGGGAACTTTtcagatgatgccaaataccccccctcccccaaacacCACAACAATGAAGCCAGACAAGAGAAATGTCAGagaggaaataaaggaaatgtgcAGATTTCAGACTTTTATTGAGGTTTCTTCCATTACTATGGTGGAATTATTTGTACGGATGGCTTAATGCAACTAGAAGCATCCACCACCACGAGAGACGAGTCACTGCGCACACGGACCCCGGAGAGAACACGCCTAGTAATAATGATCAGCAGAACACCGAGGAAACATCAAGATAATGGGGGAGACAGGACAGGAAATAAGAAAAATCTACGAGAACCCCTAACCGTCCCAACAATTCCACCAACTACAACCAATCGCAACTTCTGCTGCCCACCATGGCCCGACAGATGATAATCAAACTTCCCAGCTCTCtctttattgtataaaatgtatggcTGCCATAAACTCACCTCCAGACCATGTCCGGGGGCTCTCCGCCTCTCACCCACCACAATAGGCTCATCCATCAGTTACCCCACACCTATCTGCTCTTACCCCTGTTAGGGGAACTAAGAGACAACACACCAGATGAACTACCGGCACCCTGGTTTATGGATCCCCAAGAAACGCCAGACGCAGTTTAGAGGGGGAGGGGTGCAGGTAGCAGAACTATTAAAGAAGAGATGAGTAATGAATGGGGAAGTAGGGGAGCTCGGGGAAGAAGGTGCTCATTGCAGCTCTTCAGCAGGACACTTCCATGGTGTGATTGATCTGCCCAATCCCTTCGCTGCTTTCTGATTGGGTGCAGGGCCGTGGGCGTCCTCCATCCACAGAACTGGCACTGGTGAGAGAAGCTGTGCGTGAACGGGCGAGGCGGGTCATGCTGGCAGAGGGCACTGAGGGCAGAAAGAACAAGACGCATTACTACAGAAGATCAACGTCCGCTATGTAATACAAAGTCCAGCTAAAGGAGTAACAACCCAACGTGGGGGTCCGGGAACTTGAGTCAGCTTTAACCCCCCATGCATTAGGGTAGCAGCAGCCTAAGGTTCTACAGGAACTGAACATGCTAACCCAAATAATACCCCTAATACCCCTCACTGACAAACCAGTCTGAGGTGTGTGTGGATCTATCCCAGAGAGTTCTTCCCCCTAACATGTGATACCCAGGACTACCCGGAATATCATGTAAGAAACCCTCCGCTTTTCCCTGACAGCTGCATGTAGTTATGGCAGAGGTGGTACTCCGGACTGTGGCAGCTATGGGGCAAATCATGTGAGCGATGGACCCGTTGGGGAGGGCTCCTATATGGGATAAGCATCTTCTATAGGGGAGTACAGCAGTCATAGAGGGGAGTACAGCATTGGGAACATGCAGCATTGACAGCAGTACAGGGGAGCATCGGGTACCTGCACTGGCACTCTGCCTCCGATCCTTCAGGGAAGCAACTGAGGGAGAAAGACCGGGAGAGGGATACACACGGGTGATGAGGGAAGGCGGAGGAGACACAGAAATGTCACATTACACGTTAGATACAAATCTTCAGAGACAGACATAGTACCCTGCGTACAGGGAGAGGACACAAACATGGGAGAGGACGGTACAAATGTCTCAGCTAAGGGTGGGGAATGAAGCCGTGACACCCAATGCAACTGCCACCAGACGGGGCCACTCTCACAGGACACGCCAGTCATGGCAACAGACAAATCTAAGCTGCAGCAACTGCCGTATGTCAGACACACACCATAGGATACACGTATGTCAGACACACGCCATAGGATACACGTATGTCAGACACACGCCATAGGATACACGTATGTCAGACACACGCCATAGGATACACGTATGTCAGACACACGCCATAAGATACACGTATATCAGACACACGCCATAGGATACACGTATGTCAGACACACGCCATAAGATACACGTATGTCAGACACACGCCATGTATATCAGGTATTCTGCCATAAAAGCTCTGACATCTGCACATGATCCAGGCAAGTTGCACTTACTGTATCCCATTCCTTGTAGGAAATATTTGAAGGCTTCTGTCAGTTTTCCAGGCTGTGCAGGAGAAAGAATTCTGTTACTACGCCGTATATTAGTGATACCCCCGAGCCCCCCATGTACACAATGTTACCTGTGTCACCTGAGGGAGTCCACCAGAATCTGCCATCTGTAGGGCAGAAGAAAACGGGACgtaaataaatgaatgtgtttaCATAACTAGAAATCAAACTcagataatatattatattaaaatgagtAATGGACAGAGACTCGTCTTAAGAATAAGGATCAAAGGGTTAGGGTCATTGGGTGACGGCGATACTGATGGTGGGGGTGAGTTTGGGATGGTTGATGGAGGAGGGCAATGCTGATGGTGGGGGTGAGTTTGGGATGGTTGATGGAGAACGGCGATACTAATGGTGGGGATGAGTTTATGATGGTTGATGGAGGAGGGCGATACTGATGGTGGGGGTGAGTTTGGGATGGTTGATGGAGGACGGCTGATGGAGGCCGGCGTTACTGATTGTGGGGATGAGTTTATGATGGTTGATGGGGGACGGCGATACCGATGGTGGGGAGGAGTTTGGGATGGTTGATGGAGGACGGCGATACTGATGGTGGGAATGAGTTTATGATGGTTGATGGAGGACGGCGATACTGATGGTGGGGAGGAAATTATGATGGTTGATGGAGGACGGCaatgctgatggtggggatgagTTTATGATGGTTGATGGAGGACAGcaatactgatggtggggatgagTTTATGATGGTTGATGGAGGACGGtgatactgatggtggggatgagTTTATGATGGTTGATGGAGGACAGCAATACTGATGGTGGGGAGGAGTTTGGGATGGTTGATGGGAGGACGGCAATACTGATACTGGGGATGAGTTTATGATGGTTGATGGGAGGACGGCAATACTGATGGTGGGGGTGAGTTTATGATGGTTGATGGGAGGACGGcaatactgatggtggggatgagTTTATGATGGTTGATGGAGGACGCCGATACTGATGGTGGGGAGGAGTTTAGGATGGTTGATGGAGGACGGCaatgctgatggtggggatgagTTTGGGATGGTTGATGGAGGACGCCGATACTGATGGTGGGGAGGAGTTTAGGATGGTTGATGGAGGACGGCaatgctgatggtggggatgagTTTGGGATGGTTGATGGAGGACGGcgatactgatggtggggatgacTTTATGATGGTTGATGGGAGGACGGCGATACTGATGGTGGAGATGAGTTTATGATGGTTGATGGAGAACGGcgatactgatggtggggatgagTTTATGATAGTTGATGGAGAATGGCGATACTAATGGTGGGGATGTGTTTGGGATGGTTGATGGAGGACAGAGATTCCGATGGTGGGGATGAGTTTGGGATAGTTGATGGAGGGCGGCGATTATGATGATGGGGATGAGTTTATGATGGTTTATGGGAGGACAGAGATACTAATGGTGGGGATGAGTTTGGGATGGTTGATGGAGGATGGTGGGGATGAGTTTGGGATGGTTGATGGAGGACGGTGATACTGATTGTGGGGATAAGTTTATGATGGTTGATGGGGGACGGCGATACCGATGATGGGGAGGAGTTTGGGATGGTTGATGGGAGGACAACGATACCGATGATGGGGAGGAGTTTGGGATGGTTGATGGGAGGACGGCAATACTAATACTGGGGATGAGTTTATGATTGTTGATGGGAGGACAGGGATACCGATGGTGGGGATGAGTTTGGGATGGTTGATGGAGGGCGGCGATTATGATGGTGGGGATGAATTTATGATTGTTGATGGAGAACGGcgatactgatggtggggatgagTTTGGGATGGTTGATGGAGGACGGcaatactgatggtggggatgagTTTGGGATGGTTGATGGAGGGCGGcaatactgatggtggggatgtgTTTGGGATGGTTGATGGAGGACAGAGATACCGATGGTGGGGATGAGTTTGGGATGGTTGATGGAGGACGGCGATTATGATGGTGGGGATGAGTTTATGATGGTTTATGGAGGACGGtgatactgatggtggggatgagTTTGGGATGGTTGATGGAGGACGGcgatactgatggtggggatgagTTTGGGATGGTTGATGGAG
The genomic region above belongs to Pyxicephalus adspersus chromosome 9, UCB_Pads_2.0, whole genome shotgun sequence and contains:
- the SETD6 gene encoding N-lysine methyltransferase SETD6 codes for the protein MSPEGKRRKLQEDEAPSPHNGGPATFLDWCTTAGILLNPKVYVSAEGTAAQYGVMARQDLAAGEVVFTIPRSALLSQHTSRIQNLLEKERRSLESASGWVPLLLALMYEATDGGSPWAPYFGLWPQLVPPDLPMFWSEEERAELLRGTGVLEAVQKDLKNIEEEYKTIVLPFIEKHPEHFSPEAHTLDLYKRLVAFVMAYSFQEPMEDEEEDCGKEGFPPMMVPVADLLNHIARHNAHLEFTPECLRMVTTQPVLAGHELFNTYGQMGNWQLLHMYGFSEPHPDNINDSVEIPMDVLREAALQGAESEEEKAWLQDRWSFLCRMGIAGEGGAFVFGCEEVLTDEELRTCLKLLCMSAEEFAEYKENDGWEEDEEDDEEALTYQKVPRLPLAWRRLLHSTAEMAMKLYASALCSDRRILDDPAKMARLSSRQKYSLHVRYGQKRILQQLMESTANQN